One segment of Streptomyces sp. XD-27 DNA contains the following:
- a CDS encoding Lrp/AsnC family transcriptional regulator has protein sequence MQDEQMANHGGRPPARPLDGVDRDILRMLQTDGRASIRSVAERVHISRASAYARINRLVDDGVIRGFSAQVDQERAGQSASAYITLKIVQNSWRTVREQLRALPGAAHIALVSGDFDVLLLVHTADNRSLRELVLTRIQSIPEVLSSRTLLVFEETDLATGP, from the coding sequence ATGCAGGACGAACAGATGGCCAACCACGGAGGAAGGCCCCCCGCCCGGCCGCTGGACGGCGTCGACCGCGACATCCTGCGCATGCTCCAGACGGACGGCCGCGCCTCGATACGCTCCGTCGCCGAGCGGGTACACATCTCGCGCGCCAGCGCCTACGCCCGCATCAACCGCCTCGTGGACGACGGGGTGATCCGCGGCTTCTCGGCCCAGGTGGACCAGGAGCGGGCGGGGCAGAGCGCCTCCGCGTACATCACGTTGAAGATCGTGCAGAATTCCTGGCGCACGGTCCGCGAGCAGTTGCGCGCCCTGCCGGGCGCCGCCCATATCGCCCTGGTCAGCGGCGACTTCGATGTGCTGCTGCTGGTGCACACGGCCGACAACCGCTCGCTGCGGGAGCTGGTGCTGACCCGGATCCAGTCGATCCCGGAGGTGCTCAGCAGCCGCACGCTGCTGGTGTTCGAGGAGACGGACCTGGCCACCGGGCCCTGA
- a CDS encoding alpha-ketoacid dehydrogenase subunit beta codes for MTTATVETARKPATMAQALGRALRDAMAEDPSVHVLGEDVGTLGGVFRITDGLAKEFGDDRCTDTPLAEAGILGTAVGMAMYGLRPVVEMQFDAFAYPAFEQLISHVSRMRNRTRGALPMPLTVRVPYGGGIGGVEHHSDSSEAYYMATPGLHVVAPATVADAYGLLRAAIASDDPVVFLEPKRLYWSKADWSADRPEEVAPIGRAVVRRHSSGAGGAATLVSYGPSVPVCLEAAEAARAEGWDLEVVDLRSLVPFDDETVCASVRRTGRAIVVHESTGFGGPGGEIAARITERCFHHLEAPVLRVAGFDIPYPPPMLERHHLPGVDRVLDAVARLQWESKWTEGSGD; via the coding sequence ATGACCACCGCGACGGTCGAGACCGCCCGGAAGCCTGCCACCATGGCGCAGGCGCTGGGCCGCGCGCTGCGCGACGCCATGGCGGAGGACCCGTCGGTGCACGTCCTCGGAGAGGACGTGGGCACGCTCGGCGGCGTCTTCCGGATCACCGACGGCCTGGCCAAGGAGTTCGGCGACGACCGGTGCACGGACACGCCGCTGGCGGAGGCGGGCATCCTCGGCACCGCCGTCGGCATGGCGATGTACGGCCTGCGACCGGTGGTCGAGATGCAGTTCGACGCCTTCGCCTATCCCGCGTTCGAGCAGCTCATCAGCCATGTCTCGCGGATGCGGAACCGCACGCGCGGCGCGCTGCCGATGCCGCTGACCGTGCGCGTGCCGTACGGCGGCGGGATCGGCGGGGTCGAGCACCACAGCGACTCCTCCGAGGCGTACTACATGGCCACGCCCGGCCTGCACGTCGTCGCCCCGGCGACCGTCGCCGACGCCTACGGGCTGCTGCGCGCGGCCATCGCCTCGGACGACCCGGTGGTCTTCCTCGAACCCAAGCGGCTGTACTGGTCGAAGGCGGACTGGTCGGCGGACCGGCCGGAGGAGGTCGCGCCCATAGGTCGCGCGGTGGTGCGGCGGCACTCCTCGGGCGCCGGGGGAGCCGCGACGCTCGTCTCGTACGGACCGTCGGTGCCCGTGTGCCTGGAGGCGGCCGAGGCGGCCCGTGCCGAGGGCTGGGACCTCGAGGTGGTCGACCTGCGCTCCCTGGTGCCGTTCGACGACGAGACGGTCTGCGCGTCGGTGCGCAGGACCGGCCGGGCGATCGTGGTGCACGAGTCGACCGGGTTCGGCGGCCCGGGAGGAGAGATCGCCGCACGGATCACCGAGCGCTGCTTCCACCACCTGGAGGCGCCGGTGCTCAGGGTCGCCGGGTTCGACATCCCGTACCCGCCGCCGATGCTGGAGCGGCACCATCTGCCCGGGGTGGACCGGGTGCTCGACGCCGTCGCCCGGCTCCAGTGGGAGTCCAAGTGGACCGAGGGGAGCGGGGACTGA
- a CDS encoding TetR/AcrR family transcriptional regulator — MTMAAKRDTYTPESLLAVAVEVFNERGYDGTSMEHLSRAAGISKSSIYHHVKGKEELLRRAISRALDGLFGILQEPAAREGRAIDRLEYVTRRTTEVLMAELPYVTLLLRVRGNTDTERWAMERRREFDHEVAELLKHAAADGDLRGDVDVRLATRLLFGMINSIVEWYRPGRGGAASSEEVAEAVVRTAFAGLRT, encoded by the coding sequence ATGACCATGGCAGCCAAGCGCGACACCTACACGCCCGAATCGCTGCTCGCGGTCGCCGTCGAGGTGTTCAACGAGCGCGGCTACGACGGCACCTCGATGGAGCATCTCTCCCGTGCCGCCGGAATCTCCAAGTCCTCCATCTACCACCACGTCAAGGGCAAGGAGGAGCTGCTGCGGCGGGCGATAAGCCGCGCCCTCGACGGCCTGTTCGGGATCCTCCAGGAGCCCGCCGCGCGCGAGGGCCGGGCGATCGACCGGCTGGAGTACGTGACCCGGCGCACCACCGAGGTGCTGATGGCGGAGCTGCCGTACGTCACGCTGCTGCTGCGGGTGCGCGGCAACACCGACACCGAGCGGTGGGCCATGGAGCGGCGGCGCGAGTTCGACCACGAGGTGGCCGAGCTGCTCAAACACGCGGCGGCCGACGGCGATCTGCGCGGGGACGTGGACGTCCGGCTGGCGACCCGGCTGCTCTTCGGCATGATCAACTCCATCGTGGAGTGGTACCGGCCGGGCCGCGGCGGCGCGGCGAGCAGCGAAGAGGTCGCCGAGGCCGTGGTCCGTACGGCGTTCGCGGGCCTGCGGACCTGA
- the pdhA gene encoding pyruvate dehydrogenase (acetyl-transferring) E1 component subunit alpha — MTVLEQPGAYRPTPPPAWRPRVEAEPLLPDAEPFRVLGTPAAADVAPELLTRLYDELVRGRRYNAQATALTRQGRLAVYPSSTGQEACQVAAALALREQDWLFPSYRDTLAAVVRGLDPVQALTLLRGDWHSGYDPHEYRVAPLSTPLATQLPHAVGLAHAARLKGDDVVALALVGDGGTSEGDFHEALNFAAVWQAPVVFLVQNNGFAISVPLAKQTAAPSLAHKAVGYGMPGRLVDGNDAVAVHQVLSEAVRRAREGGGPTLVEAVTYRVEAHTNADDATRYRSEAELAAWRAHDPIDLVEAELTGRALIDDDGIEAARQAAEAMAARLRDGMNQEPVLDPMQLFEHVYAEKTSQLREQAAQLRAELDAESQEQEGER, encoded by the coding sequence ATGACGGTCCTTGAGCAGCCCGGTGCGTACCGGCCGACTCCCCCGCCCGCCTGGCGGCCGCGGGTCGAGGCCGAGCCGCTGCTGCCCGACGCGGAGCCGTTCCGCGTGCTGGGTACGCCCGCCGCCGCGGACGTCGCCCCCGAGCTGCTGACCAGGCTGTACGACGAGCTGGTGCGCGGCCGCCGGTACAACGCGCAGGCGACCGCGCTCACCCGGCAGGGACGACTGGCCGTCTACCCCTCCTCCACCGGTCAGGAGGCGTGCCAGGTGGCCGCCGCGCTGGCGCTGCGCGAGCAGGACTGGCTCTTCCCCAGCTACCGCGACACCCTGGCCGCCGTTGTCCGCGGACTGGACCCGGTGCAGGCGCTCACCCTGCTGCGCGGCGACTGGCACAGCGGCTACGACCCGCACGAGTACCGCGTGGCCCCGCTGTCCACCCCGCTGGCCACCCAGCTTCCGCACGCGGTGGGCCTCGCGCACGCCGCGCGGCTCAAGGGCGACGACGTGGTGGCACTCGCCCTGGTGGGGGACGGCGGCACCAGCGAGGGCGACTTCCACGAGGCGCTGAACTTCGCGGCGGTCTGGCAGGCACCGGTGGTCTTCCTCGTCCAGAACAACGGGTTCGCGATCTCCGTGCCGCTCGCCAAGCAGACGGCGGCCCCCTCCTTGGCCCACAAGGCCGTCGGATACGGCATGCCCGGCAGGCTCGTCGACGGCAACGACGCGGTGGCGGTCCACCAGGTGCTGTCCGAGGCCGTCCGCCGGGCCCGCGAGGGCGGCGGGCCGACGCTGGTGGAGGCCGTCACCTACCGGGTGGAGGCGCACACCAACGCCGACGACGCGACCCGCTACCGGTCCGAAGCGGAGCTGGCCGCGTGGCGCGCCCACGACCCGATCGACCTGGTGGAAGCCGAGCTGACAGGACGCGCTCTCATCGACGACGACGGCATAGAGGCCGCCCGTCAGGCGGCCGAGGCCATGGCAGCACGGCTCCGGGACGGCATGAACCAGGAGCCGGTGCTGGACCCGATGCAGTTGTTCGAGCATGTCTACGCCGAGAAGACCAGCCAGTTGCGGGAGCAGGCGGCACAGCTGCGCGCCGAGCTCGACGCCGAATCGCAGGAGCAGGAGGGGGAGCGATGA
- a CDS encoding NTP transferase domain-containing protein: MSAGGYDAVVLAGGAARRLDGADKPGLSVGGRALLDRVLSACADARRTVVVGPRRPTVRPVHWVREEPPGGGPLAALDAGLREVTAPVVLVLSADLPFLTADTVGALRAGLAEGGTEGVLLTDASGREQPLVAAYRAEPLRRELALLATEHGRLGGLPLRLLTTELSIGRLHHPSASFDCDTWEDLSAARARIREHGHVLDEWISAVKAELGIDLDVDTAALLDLARDAAHGVARPAAPLTTFLVGYAAAQRGGGPEELAEATRKAVALAARWADETGTPGQSAG, translated from the coding sequence ATGAGCGCGGGTGGATACGACGCGGTGGTCCTCGCCGGGGGTGCGGCGCGGCGGCTGGACGGTGCCGACAAGCCCGGCCTGAGCGTGGGTGGGCGAGCACTGCTGGACCGGGTGCTGAGCGCGTGCGCCGACGCCCGGCGGACCGTTGTCGTCGGCCCGCGCCGCCCCACCGTACGGCCCGTGCACTGGGTGCGTGAGGAACCCCCCGGTGGTGGTCCGCTGGCCGCGCTCGACGCCGGGCTGCGCGAGGTGACCGCCCCGGTCGTGCTGGTGCTCTCGGCGGATCTGCCGTTTCTCACGGCGGACACCGTCGGAGCGTTGCGGGCCGGGCTCGCCGAGGGCGGAACGGAGGGCGTGCTGCTCACGGACGCCTCGGGCCGAGAGCAGCCGCTGGTGGCCGCGTACCGCGCCGAACCCCTGCGCCGCGAGCTGGCGCTGCTCGCCACCGAGCACGGCCGGCTCGGCGGCCTGCCGCTGCGGCTCCTGACCACCGAACTGTCGATCGGCCGCCTCCACCACCCCAGCGCCTCGTTCGACTGCGACACCTGGGAGGACCTCAGCGCGGCCCGCGCGCGCATCAGGGAGCATGGACACGTGCTGGATGAATGGATCTCCGCAGTCAAGGCGGAACTCGGCATCGACCTCGACGTCGACACGGCCGCACTTCTCGACCTGGCTCGGGACGCGGCCCACGGGGTCGCCCGCCCTGCCGCGCCGCTGACCACCTTCCTCGTCGGCTATGCCGCCGCGCAGCGGGGTGGCGGCCCCGAAGAGCTGGCCGAGGCGACCCGCAAGGCCGTCGCGCTGGCCGCCCGGTGGGCCGACGAGACCGGGACACCGGGACAGTCCGCGGGATGA
- a CDS encoding molybdopterin molybdotransferase MoeA: MTGREREREQAREQERDVDREVEQALALANHGRGAVAGDDRSGASSRTPSDARADWDPWEERDERHERPGSRSGAGSGAGSDRGPDPGVGSGAGSGPGAGSGSGAGSGPGSGAGSGRSGGGAVGHREGIAWAEARAVAAHAAAPLSSAVRPLGGALGHVLAAPLTALTDLPSFDTSAMDGWAVAGPGPWRVPDQGRGILAGQAPSAPLPDGYAVRIATGARVPAGATAVVRSEHGTLTDESSSAPEGPGAGAAALLRAVAGHPVVHGQDIRPRGQECRVGDELLPAGTLVTAAVLGLAAAAGYDELVTVARPRVEVLVLGDELLTEGLPRDGLIRDALGPMLGPWLAALGAEVLATHHVPDEVGALYAAVDASTADVVVTTGGTASGPVDHVHPMLRRFGAELLVDGVAVRPGHPMLLARIAPGKHVVGLPGNPLAAVSGLLTLAEPLLRTLSGRPSAALPATRAQTGVPPTEAASATESAAAAAATATGAGTGTGAGTGAGYGNAVAEAGFGTGGPNAVKEAGLRTGADTAGTAPPPDTAGTARLPVTAGTARLPVTAATAPPPATARLTAAVPGHPRDTRLVPVCCRSGVATPLRFHGPAMLRGIAVADGLAVIPPGGAERGARTEVLPLPWAASVPPAAPSTAAPGMP; the protein is encoded by the coding sequence ATGACCGGTCGGGAGCGGGAGCGGGAGCAGGCGCGGGAACAGGAGCGGGACGTGGACCGCGAGGTCGAGCAGGCGCTGGCGCTCGCCAATCACGGGCGCGGCGCGGTTGCCGGTGACGACCGGTCCGGTGCGTCTTCCCGTACGCCGTCCGACGCACGCGCCGACTGGGACCCGTGGGAGGAGCGGGACGAGCGGCATGAGCGGCCGGGTTCGCGTTCCGGTGCTGGTTCCGGGGCTGGTTCCGACCGCGGTCCGGATCCCGGGGTTGGTTCCGGGGCCGGTTCGGGTCCGGGGGCGGGTTCGGGGTCGGGTGCGGGTTCGGGTCCGGGGTCGGGGGCGGGTTCGGGTCGCTCCGGCGGTGGGGCCGTAGGCCATCGGGAAGGGATCGCCTGGGCAGAGGCACGTGCCGTCGCGGCCCATGCCGCGGCGCCGCTGAGCTCCGCCGTACGGCCGCTCGGTGGTGCGCTCGGGCACGTGCTCGCCGCTCCCCTCACCGCTCTGACCGACCTGCCCTCCTTCGACACCTCCGCCATGGACGGCTGGGCTGTGGCCGGCCCCGGCCCATGGCGGGTGCCCGATCAAGGGCGAGGCATCCTCGCTGGTCAGGCCCCGTCCGCCCCGTTGCCCGACGGCTACGCGGTGCGTATCGCGACCGGTGCCCGCGTTCCCGCGGGAGCCACGGCCGTCGTGCGCAGCGAGCACGGCACGCTCACGGACGAGAGTTCCAGCGCGCCCGAGGGCCCCGGTGCGGGTGCGGCGGCCTTGCTGCGGGCTGTCGCCGGGCACCCGGTGGTGCACGGGCAGGACATCCGGCCGCGGGGCCAGGAGTGCCGCGTCGGGGACGAGTTGCTGCCCGCCGGGACGCTGGTGACCGCCGCTGTCCTGGGCCTGGCCGCGGCCGCGGGTTACGACGAGCTGGTGACGGTGGCCCGCCCGCGGGTGGAAGTCCTGGTCCTCGGTGATGAGCTGCTGACCGAGGGACTCCCCCGGGACGGCCTGATCAGGGATGCCCTGGGGCCGATGCTCGGGCCGTGGCTGGCGGCCCTGGGCGCTGAGGTCCTGGCGACACATCATGTTCCCGACGAGGTCGGGGCGTTGTACGCCGCCGTTGACGCCTCGACCGCCGACGTCGTCGTCACCACCGGAGGAACCGCGTCCGGGCCGGTCGACCATGTGCATCCGATGCTGCGGCGGTTCGGCGCCGAGCTGCTGGTCGACGGCGTCGCCGTCCGGCCAGGGCACCCGATGCTGCTGGCCCGGATCGCGCCGGGCAAGCACGTGGTCGGGCTGCCCGGGAATCCGCTGGCGGCCGTCTCCGGGCTGCTGACGCTGGCCGAACCGCTGCTGCGTACGCTCTCGGGCCGCCCCTCGGCTGCCCTTCCGGCCACGCGCGCGCAGACGGGCGTTCCTCCGACGGAGGCCGCGTCTGCGACCGAGAGCGCTGCCGCGGCGGCGGCGACCGCGACGGGGGCCGGGACGGGGACGGGGGCCGGTACGGGGGCGGGTTACGGGAACGCGGTGGCGGAGGCCGGATTCGGTACGGGGGGCCCGAACGCCGTGAAGGAGGCCGGGCTCAGGACGGGGGCCGATACCGCCGGGACGGCGCCCCCGCCCGATACCGCCGGGACGGCGCGCCTGCCCGTTACCGCCGGGACGGCGCGCCTGCCCGTTACCGCCGCGACGGCGCCCCCGCCCGCGACCGCTCGGCTCACCGCGGCTGTTCCCGGGCATCCGCGGGACACCCGGCTCGTACCCGTCTGCTGTCGCAGCGGCGTGGCGACCCCGTTGCGCTTCCACGGTCCGGCGATGCTGCGCGGTATCGCGGTCGCCGACGGGCTCGCCGTGATCCCGCCCGGCGGGGCGGAGCGCGGTGCCCGGACCGAGGTACTCCCTCTGCCCTGGGCGGCGTCGGTGCCCCCGGCCGCGCCCTCCACCGCGGCCCCTGGCATGCCGTAG
- a CDS encoding 3-hydroxyacyl-CoA dehydrogenase, with amino-acid sequence MTANDRDDSQGIAHDSTVAVVGTGTMGQGIAQVALVAGHPVRLYDVAPGRARTAADAIMARLDRLVDKGRMPAEERDAARERLTPVGELAGLADAALVIEAILEELGAKQQLFTALESVVSERCLLATNTSSLSVTAVAGALRVPGRVVGLHFFNPAPLLPLVEVVSGFTTDAAAADLAYGTVAAWGKSPVRCTDTPGFIVNRVARPFYAEAFRVYEERAADPATIDAVLRESGGFKMGPFELTDLIGQDVNEAVTRSVWESFFHDPKFVPSLAQRRMVEAGLLGRKSGRGWYDYAEGAQRPEPHTAEPADPPASVVIRGTLEGSAAALPAMIEEAGIRVRRTDADRPAIHLPAGGRLCLADGETSVEYNDVVYFDLALDYRSATRVAVSAAEDTPRALVDDAVGLFQALGKKVSVIGDVPGMIVARTVAMLVDLAADAVAKGVASPEDVETAMRLGVNYPQGPLAWGEQVGHGTLFDLLTQLHKRFPTGRYAPSLGMIRRAYAAEDVVPS; translated from the coding sequence ATGACTGCGAATGACCGGGACGACAGCCAGGGAATCGCGCACGACAGCACCGTCGCCGTGGTCGGCACCGGCACCATGGGGCAGGGAATCGCCCAGGTGGCGCTGGTCGCCGGTCACCCGGTGCGGCTCTACGACGTGGCTCCGGGCCGGGCCAGGACCGCCGCCGACGCGATCATGGCGCGCCTGGACAGGCTGGTCGACAAGGGGCGCATGCCGGCCGAGGAGCGGGACGCGGCGCGCGAGCGGCTGACCCCTGTCGGCGAACTGGCCGGGCTGGCGGACGCCGCCTTGGTCATCGAGGCGATCCTGGAGGAACTGGGCGCCAAACAGCAGCTGTTCACCGCCTTGGAGTCGGTGGTCTCCGAACGGTGTCTGCTCGCCACCAACACCTCCTCTCTCTCCGTCACCGCCGTGGCGGGCGCCCTGCGGGTGCCCGGCCGCGTCGTCGGCCTGCACTTCTTCAACCCCGCGCCGCTGCTGCCGCTGGTCGAGGTGGTCAGCGGCTTCACCACCGACGCGGCCGCTGCCGACCTGGCGTACGGGACCGTCGCGGCCTGGGGCAAGTCGCCGGTGCGCTGCACCGACACCCCCGGCTTCATCGTGAACCGGGTCGCGCGCCCCTTCTACGCCGAGGCCTTCCGCGTCTACGAGGAGCGGGCGGCCGATCCGGCCACCATCGACGCCGTTCTGCGCGAGTCCGGCGGCTTCAAGATGGGGCCGTTCGAGCTCACCGACCTCATCGGCCAGGACGTGAACGAGGCCGTCACGCGATCCGTATGGGAGTCGTTCTTCCACGATCCGAAATTCGTCCCCTCGCTGGCGCAGCGGCGGATGGTCGAGGCCGGTCTGCTCGGCCGGAAGTCCGGCCGCGGCTGGTACGACTACGCGGAGGGCGCCCAGCGCCCCGAACCGCACACCGCCGAGCCCGCGGACCCGCCCGCGTCGGTCGTCATCCGCGGAACCCTGGAGGGGTCGGCGGCGGCGCTGCCCGCGATGATCGAGGAGGCGGGGATCCGGGTGCGCCGCACCGACGCGGACCGGCCCGCCATCCATCTCCCGGCCGGCGGCAGGCTCTGCCTGGCCGACGGCGAGACCTCCGTCGAGTACAACGACGTCGTCTATTTCGACCTCGCGCTGGACTACCGCTCGGCCACGCGCGTCGCCGTCTCGGCGGCGGAGGACACCCCGCGTGCCCTCGTCGACGACGCGGTCGGACTGTTCCAGGCGCTCGGCAAGAAGGTCAGTGTCATCGGTGACGTCCCCGGCATGATCGTGGCCCGGACGGTCGCGATGCTGGTGGACCTCGCCGCCGACGCGGTCGCCAAGGGCGTGGCCTCGCCGGAGGACGTCGAGACGGCGATGCGCCTCGGCGTGAACTATCCGCAGGGGCCGCTGGCCTGGGGCGAGCAGGTGGGTCACGGGACGCTGTTCGACCTGCTCACGCAGCTGCACAAGCGTTTCCCGACCGGCCGCTACGCCCCGTCGCTGGGCATGATCCGCCGTGCGTACGCGGCAGAGGATGTGGTTCCCTCATGA
- the paaN gene encoding phenylacetic acid degradation protein PaaN yields MTAGFSTAQLIEKHRATLDQALDTIRTRAYWSPHPEHPKAYGDGGSLSAADGQAAFDALHGTRLDLGQPGTDGWVGGEVSPFGIELGVEYPHPDIEVLLPAMRAGMAAWRDAGPEGRAAVCLEILARISARTHEFAQAVMHTSGQAFMMAFQAGGPHAQDRGLEAVAYAFAEQTRTPLTADWSKPQGKRDPLELRKAFTAAPRGIALLVGCNTFPTWNGYPGLFASLATGNPVLVKPHPRAVLPLALTVQAAREALSDAGFDPNLVALAAERPDEGLAKTLAVHPDIRIIDYTGSTAFGDWLETNARQAQVFTEKAGVNTVVIDSTDDYKGMLGNLAFSLSLYSGQMCTTPQNLLIPRDGIDTDAGRKTYDEVVADLATAVDGLLGDDARANALLGAIVNPQVGERIDAAASLGEVALASRPVANPDFPGATVRTPVIVKQDGARKQWEDADADAAYLTECFGPVSFAVAVDSTDDAVALLRRTVRDKGAMTVGAYTTSPGVERQIEEACLEECAQLSLNLTGGVYVNQTAAFSDFHGSGGNPAANAALCDGAFVANRFRMVEVRRPA; encoded by the coding sequence GTGACCGCCGGATTCAGCACAGCGCAGTTGATCGAGAAGCACCGCGCCACACTCGACCAGGCCCTGGACACGATCCGCACCCGCGCGTACTGGTCCCCGCACCCCGAGCATCCCAAGGCGTACGGCGACGGCGGCAGCCTGAGCGCCGCCGACGGCCAGGCCGCCTTCGACGCGCTGCACGGCACCCGCCTCGACCTGGGCCAGCCCGGCACCGACGGCTGGGTGGGCGGCGAAGTCTCGCCGTTCGGCATCGAGTTGGGCGTGGAGTATCCACACCCCGACATCGAGGTGCTGCTCCCCGCGATGCGCGCCGGAATGGCGGCCTGGCGCGATGCCGGGCCCGAGGGCCGGGCCGCGGTCTGCCTGGAGATCCTCGCCCGGATCAGCGCCCGCACCCACGAATTCGCCCAGGCTGTCATGCACACCAGCGGCCAGGCGTTCATGATGGCCTTCCAGGCCGGCGGCCCGCACGCCCAGGACCGCGGTCTGGAGGCGGTCGCGTACGCCTTCGCCGAGCAGACCCGCACCCCGCTGACCGCCGACTGGTCCAAGCCCCAGGGCAAGCGCGACCCGCTGGAGCTGCGCAAGGCGTTCACCGCCGCCCCCCGGGGCATCGCCCTGCTGGTCGGCTGCAACACCTTCCCGACCTGGAACGGCTACCCCGGCCTGTTCGCCTCCCTGGCCACCGGGAACCCCGTGCTGGTCAAGCCGCACCCGCGCGCCGTACTGCCGCTCGCGCTCACCGTGCAGGCGGCCCGCGAGGCGCTGAGCGACGCGGGCTTCGACCCGAACCTGGTCGCCCTCGCCGCCGAGCGGCCCGACGAGGGCCTGGCCAAGACGCTCGCCGTCCACCCCGACATCCGCATCATCGACTACACCGGCTCGACCGCCTTCGGCGACTGGCTGGAGACCAACGCCCGCCAGGCGCAGGTCTTCACCGAGAAGGCCGGGGTCAACACCGTCGTCATCGACTCCACCGACGACTACAAGGGCATGCTGGGGAACCTGGCGTTCTCCCTCTCCCTCTACAGCGGCCAGATGTGCACCACCCCGCAGAACCTGCTCATCCCCCGCGACGGCATCGACACCGACGCCGGCCGCAAGACCTACGACGAGGTGGTGGCCGACCTGGCCACGGCGGTCGACGGGCTGCTGGGCGACGACGCCCGGGCGAACGCCCTGCTGGGCGCCATCGTCAACCCGCAGGTGGGCGAGCGCATCGACGCCGCTGCCTCGCTGGGCGAGGTCGCCCTCGCCTCCCGCCCGGTCGCCAACCCCGACTTCCCCGGCGCCACGGTGCGCACGCCGGTCATCGTCAAGCAGGACGGCGCGCGGAAGCAGTGGGAGGACGCGGACGCCGACGCCGCGTACCTCACCGAGTGCTTCGGACCGGTGTCCTTCGCCGTCGCCGTGGACTCCACCGACGACGCGGTCGCTCTGCTGCGCCGCACGGTCCGGGACAAGGGCGCGATGACGGTCGGGGCGTACACCACCTCGCCCGGCGTGGAGCGGCAGATCGAGGAGGCATGCCTGGAGGAGTGCGCTCAGCTCTCGCTGAACCTCACCGGCGGGGTCTATGTGAACCAGACCGCGGCCTTCTCCGACTTCCACGGCTCCGGCGGCAACCCGGCCGCCAACGCCGCGCTGTGCGACGGGGCGTTCGTGGCGAACCGCTTCCGCATGGTGGAGGTCCGCCGCCCGGCCTGA
- a CDS encoding RNA methyltransferase, with protein MTDDEAARAVQQWREMAPDGVLLDGFHALKHALRFGANVRLALTSDKDSVLALAADLADDLSDLMGDLVVEVPAQALRDLLPRVHPTQVAAVAVRPSRQANRDELSRLPRLSPVVVLDNPRNLGNVGAVVRLAAGLGATGVVTTGDMDPWHPNAVRAGAGLHFATAVERVSLDDLPPGPLYALDPEGEDIRSVVLPDDALLAFGSERHGISPELRSRATKLVALPMRPQVSSYNLATSVAMALFHWGGPPPAQTGQLPRR; from the coding sequence ATGACCGACGACGAAGCCGCGAGGGCTGTGCAGCAATGGCGCGAGATGGCCCCTGACGGTGTGCTGCTTGACGGTTTCCATGCCCTCAAGCACGCGCTCCGCTTCGGGGCGAACGTGCGGCTGGCGCTGACGAGCGACAAAGACTCCGTGCTGGCACTCGCGGCCGACTTGGCCGACGACCTGAGTGACCTGATGGGCGATCTGGTTGTCGAGGTGCCGGCGCAGGCCTTGCGGGATCTGCTGCCCCGGGTTCACCCCACGCAGGTCGCCGCCGTGGCGGTCAGGCCCAGCCGTCAGGCGAACCGGGACGAGCTGTCGAGGCTCCCGCGGTTGTCGCCGGTCGTCGTGTTGGACAACCCCCGCAATCTCGGGAATGTCGGTGCCGTGGTCCGGCTCGCCGCTGGTCTCGGAGCCACGGGTGTGGTCACCACGGGTGACATGGATCCATGGCACCCCAACGCGGTGCGAGCAGGTGCCGGTCTCCACTTCGCCACCGCAGTGGAGCGAGTGTCGCTCGATGATCTCCCGCCCGGGCCGCTGTACGCCCTGGACCCGGAAGGCGAGGACATCAGGTCCGTGGTGCTCCCGGATGATGCGCTGCTCGCATTCGGGTCCGAGCGCCACGGGATCTCGCCGGAGCTCCGCAGCCGGGCGACCAAGCTCGTAGCACTCCCCATGCGACCCCAGGTGTCCAGCTACAACCTCGCCACGAGCGTGGCCATGGCTCTCTTCCACTGGGGAGGCCCGCCCCCGGCCCAGACCGGCCAGCTGCCGCGCCGCTGA